The Salminus brasiliensis chromosome 22, fSalBra1.hap2, whole genome shotgun sequence genomic interval GCAATAGTGGTTGccatggagttgcttagtgatTGCTAGGTCGGGGCCATGGTGTCTCAAGTGGTTTCTCAGGTGTCGCTAAGTAGTTGCTGTAGTACTCACTGTGATGTTTTTATTAGTGTtacttgtgtatttgtgtatttgtatcatttgCACACAAAGAGGGTGCATAAACCTCTGCACCCCATTCATTTCTATggaaaaaaacatctgtaatATCCACAACTGCAGAACAGGACATTCTTGCAAGAATAGTCTCCTCTTAAAGAACCTCCCCTGTTTCCCCCAGGGGGGCGTTCTCACTAGGATGCACCAATCCAATATTAGGACTGAATATCGGTCCTGATATTAACTGTAGCTGTCATCCTTAGCAAGCACTGCGTCCTTTCGCTTCTGGGCCAAGCAAACCTGACTAGCAGCATATGGTTTGGGTCGTGATAAGACTGTAGAAGCACCAGTTACATCACTGCTGCCGTTTTTAACCACTATCTAAGACCACAGCTCTTGGTGTTGAGGTGGCTGCTCATTGTTCGGAGGGGGGGACATTCTCACCAGGATGCACCAATCCGATATTAGGATTGaatatcggtcccgatattaacatcatcagctggatcaggtataggataattaggccgatcatttcactttaatttactggtgtgagactgcactaaatgtgcaaataaataattgacaAATGGCGATTTAGTatatttatatctgtgtgttaatttgttattttatataaaggaatgtttaagtcaatcctaatgccttaagtctctcccacatggtgaggtatactgtttattaattcagcaatggtattgGATCGGTATCGGGTATTGACAGATATACAAAGTTTATGTACCGGTATCGcaactgaaaaagccggatcgtTAACACACCTTGGTTCACTAGCGTAAGTATGTGGTGTGTCCACTGTTACAGTTgtgttaaatgcagaggctgaAATCTGCTGTGAAATGGCTGTAAATTTGAATAAAGGTGTCCTCCAAATTAATAAACGCTCctccaaatgaataaatgcTCCTCCAATGACTCCAAGACCAGAACTGGGAAACACTGGGAGCATAGTATAAACTTTAACCGggaatgaaaatgatttgcaaTAGCGACCAACCTGAGGGTGAAATGTAGCCTGACACTAGGCATATGGCGCGTCCTGAACTGGCCTTGTGAACACCGCGAATGAGACAACATGTCAGATCCAgctttttagctgtgttttattTAGCATTTCAACAAGAACTGTTTGTCATGTGTCACATTACTGCATCCCTCTAAAAGCCAGACTGTTTAAAACATTGTAGGACAAAACCCCCACCTTCcacctcctttcctctctctcgctttctctcactCATTCAGCAGCTTGTGTGTTCACCCGAGCGTAGCTGTCTACCATCCCAGCTGCGATGCAGATAAACGCTAGCCTTCGCACTCTGAAAACTCTGAAAGTggctgctgcacacacacacacacacacactctttgcTGAGGGAAAAGGCTGTGTGGTGGCATGTGCCCAGCAGTCACACTGGCAGAAAGAAGAGCAGATGAAAGTGAAGCTCTTCAGTTAAACCCTAAGGCCTCGACGAAGCCTTTGACCCCAAACTGCTAATGCTGTTATGGCCTGTAAACTGTGCCTGCCACAGGGGGGTGAGTGAGGCCATTTTGTCAGGCCCTGAGCCCCCTGCTTAGTGGAACGGGATGAATAATTGAGGGCTGGATTCTGTACTTGGGTTTTAAACTGGAAATTCCTGCAGTGCCCTAAATGGTGGAGGAGAAGCTGGTTATAAATCATTAACATAGTGCTTTTTACCCACTTTGGTTCAGGTCACTGTCCTGGAGGGcagcagaaagagagggagcgaatggctgagagagaggagaagactgATGGGAGTGTGAAAATGGGTGGATAGGGGAGCAAAGAGAGAGATTTGAAGGGGGAGTCTGACTGTCATGGTCAAATAGATTACCCTCTTTTCTCTATTTCTTTAAGAGCCCCCCAGGTCAAAGCCAAAAGTTGAAGAAAGCCACAAGCCAAATATTATGCCTGCTTCCTCTGGCCAGTGGGAGGTTTGACTTTTGATGGATTCTCCATTGTGTGGACGGTTTTCATGAGCAGAGACTCTAATGAGATTGCATGACAGTACCTGTTTAATGATCATGACCACTTCTGGATACTTTAACTGCAATGCGAATCCAAGCTATTCATTTTCTAACAGACACTGTAGCTTTGTAAAGCAATACTGCTAGGAAGGATATTTACCTGGTGCTAGGAAGGAAAGGAATCTGGCAGACATGTATacaatgatcagccataacattagaaccggTGCCATGAAGAACACTGAATATCTTCATCAACAGTTGTATCCGTCAAGAGGTGGATATATTGGGCAGAGAGTGAGCAGCTAATTCTTGAtggtgatgttggtgttaaaagcaagaGAAATGGGCAAGTGCAAGAATCTGAGCCACGTTGACAAGAgacaaactgtgatggctagatgagtGGTTTAGAACATCTACaacacatcaggcaggtcttgtgagttATCCTCGggtcagtaaaagtaaaagtgtgGTCAAAGAAAGGACAATCGGTGAACTAgcgacaaggtcatgggcaTCTAAGGTTCATTAATGCGTTCAATTGATgcccaacctcacaacttacagggcataaagcatctgctgctaaagtcttTCACCAGACACCATAGGATGCCTTCAAAAATCTTATGGACTGCACATAAGAGCAAGCCCTCAAAAGTGTAGATAGGTAGTGAGATTGTGTCACGATTTCATATTATGTATGAAATTTGGTCAATAAGCAACCTGGTGCTAAAACTTGCCATCTATCTAATCTTAACATTACTGGTAATGctaaacatcctgaccttctCTTTCAGAGACCTGATGCCCAAAACCCTGGAAGGTCAGATCACCATGGAGAAAACCCCCAGCTACTTTGTGACCCGTGAGGCTCCAGCCCGGATCTACGCCATGTCCCGGGAAACCAAGCTGATCGTGGTGGTGAGGGATCCAGTCACTCGGGCCATCTCGGactacacacagacactgtCCAAGAGGCCAGACATTCCCTCCTTCGAGAGCCTGACCTTCAAAAACAGGACTACAGGTCTCATTGACACCTCGTGGAGCGCCATCCAGATCGGCATCTATGCCAAGCACCTGGACAACTGGCTTCAGTACTTCCCCATGAGCCAGATCCTGTTTGTCAGTGGGGAGCGCCTGATCAGCGATCCGGCCGGAGAGTTGGGTCGCGTGCAGGACTTCCTGGGGCTCAAGAGGATCATCACGGACAAACACTTCTACTTCAACCAGACCAAGGGGTTCCCCTGCCTCAAGAAGGCCGAGGGCAGCAGCAAGCCCCACTGCCTGGGCAAAACCAAAGGGCGGACCCACCCTAACATTGACCCTGAGGTAGTGCAGAGACTCAGAGACTTCTACAGGCCCTTCAACATGAAGTTCTACCAGATGACCGGGCGGGCATTCGGCTGGGACGCTTAACCAGGGAAATGGTTCAAGGAAAGACCGTACACTGTAAGATATGCTTGTGGCCAGTGTCAGTACAGAAACTACGCTGACACAGGCAGAACGCCAGcccttttaagggttttaagtGCATCTCACCAGCAACCAAGACATATTGAAAAAGACATGCCACACCACTATCCACTTCAGACAATGTTAATACCACTTCCTGGAGTCCTGGACAGCCACAAAGCAATTCCTGGATTCCTGGAGGGACCAAGCACTGCACATTCACACAGTTTTCCTGACTATTTTGTTTATGAATACTGATGTAATTAGCCTTGAATTTAGGGAATTTGGCAGACACACTTGTTCAGAGTTACCAGAGTTATGCCTTATTCCAGTGCAAACAGGCTACAATCAAGGCCCTACCTATCAAGGCACTCCGAATGAGTGTGAATACATACACATAACATCACTATCGGTTACCCTTCACATAACATTGACAATTTCATAAGAATGGATGAACCCATCCAATACATTTCCAAGGACGTTGCCAGGAAAGTTCCTACCATAGCAGGAATGACACTGAACACTGCAGTGtgtggccctccaggactggagctgGGCAGATTTTCCTCTAATGTGctgaaatacagtaaaataatcaTCAGCGGGGGGTTTTTGAGAGCTTGGACATAACCAGGCGTTGTGAGTCAGAGTTATAGAGTATTTTTATGGAACTAAATCAAATGGCATCAAATCTCAGTGGGTCGTGAACTGTGAAACCTCCACTGTGAATCTGATGACATGACAGTTCTGTTTCgccatattttaaaaaaagaactaAAAGCTGCTTGTAAAagtttgcatttttttaaagaaatgataaaaatataaaaaagtattttttgaaagttatttatttaagagGAATGATGTACACATGTCTAGCATAGCTATTTGAAATAACCCTCACTGAGATGTCTCCTCAACTGCTCAtttatgtacaccaatcagccataacattaataccgcCTTCCTTGTTTTCTGTACCCATTGTGACCCtcctacctagctggtccaccttgtagatgtaagaTCAGGGATGGAAGCTCATattttgctgcacagtttgttggtgttggtcatcctctagtcccacaggacactgcccaCTGGACACTGTTGGCTAGATATttgtggttggtggactgttctcagtcctgcagtgacactgagctgtttaaaaactccaggagccctgctgtgtctgatccactcatacacacaccaccaccatggaGCTGATAATGACCCACctccaaatactacctgctctgtggtggtcagtcctgtggggtcatgagcattgaagaacagggtgaaagaaggTTAACAGAGCATGCagggaaacagatggactacatggtaagtggagctgatataatggccAATGGGTGCAGAAACAAgaaggtggtattaatgttatggctgatcggtgtatggtGCCTGATGGGATTTGATTTTGTATCTTGTAACCTGTAACTGTCTTTTACTAACCATTTATTTCTTTAAGGGGTGTGATTTCTGGGTATGTGTGCCTCTCTGCATTACAGAGTCACaagcatttattttttcatcCCTTCATTTCTGCTCATATTGGAGTCGTTTCTTATGCAGCACAATATTGCTTTCACAGATAAAATAAGGACATGACAGAAGCTCAATGACAGCggctttgtgtgtatgtgtgtgtgttattgtccCAGTCTGTCTTCATGTCTTCATCTGAGGGTTTGATTGGTGTTAACAAAGCCACCTGTGTGACTGATGCTGTTTCTATTGTATTAGTtcagactgtgtcaaaagcttTCAACAGCCTATTTTGTAATGCTGccatctgagtgtgtgtgtgtgtgtgtgtgtatgtgtgtgtgtgagtgagtgagtatgtGTGCCTTTGAGTGTCTTTGCCTCATGCAGCATTTTCAGTAGCAGTTTCCGGAGAGCAATAGAGCAATGCAACCTTTTTGTTCTTTGCAGTCTAATTAATCATATGATGCCGTTTAGTTGGTTTGGTTGGATTTTTATAAAGcacacttttaataaaatggAAATATGCATATGCACAACAAGAACCTCGCTATTTTTCTATTCTCTCACTGATCTGCTGTTGCAGTACTCTAACATTCATTATTCAATTATAGAACTCTGATATTATGATTCAGACTTattgtctttattaaaacttggAAATCTAATTCGTAAAAGGTTAGTAGCTGACGTATTTCACTTCGGTTGGCCAATTGGGTAGTGATCGTaagggtaaaggtgcatgtatttgtcaccgTACAGTggaatgtgtcctccgcatttaacccatctgtggtagtgcgcacacacacacacacacacacacacacacacacacacatacacacacacacacacacagcggtgggcagccaactccagcgcccaaggagcagagagggtaaagggccttgctcaaaggcccaacagtggaagcttgccaagcccgggaatcgaacccacaaccctgttatggaTAGCCTGGCacactaactgctgagccaccactgccccctattCTATTCCACTATGTACATATTGAAGGTTATTGTTTGTTATTGTGTGTTACATGGTTTCCTCATTATTGTATGGAGGAGTTTGCCATATAAGTTTAGCTGCTATACTCTCAATGTTAGCTAAATataaaggtgtcaaaagtatttacATTCACTCCTCTGGTAAAAGTGGAGAAActagggttttaaaaaaaaaactatagaagttaaagtatcaacttaagctttttactccactaaaagtgtaaaagtactggttaaagtagaaaagtaaaagtaatgtaagaaacaaaggccaaaagcttaggccgcaccacaggggcctatatAGTGCcccaaaaatgttctaaaatgtgATCTTGGATCATGAGTCCAAATTCCAGAAGTCCTGATCTTGGTCCAAGTGTTCTCTGACAAGCTGTAGTCTGTAGCCAATCAGAAGCTCTTGAAATCTCTCAGATAAGCCCTGGCCAAAGAGCAGCAGATAATTCTCTTGATTTTGCCAGGATgcggatgagcaggtgtccataaacttttgtcCCCGCAGGGAAATGTTACTAGAATATACTTAAAGTGGGGTAAAGATACACTATTGATTCGCTGACATCTCACAAAGACCTTGTAtcttctcttttcactttttagcatacactatatggacaaaagtattgggacacctgcttattcattgttcctttacaaatcaaggttattaaaaataattaaaaaaagggttcatactgctttttttggagtaactgtttctactgtcctgggaataAAGCTTTCtaaatagattttggagcactggttgtgaggatttgattgcactcagctaAAAGCACTTTAGGGAAGTCAGGACCACCCCACCttaccccaaaagtattggattcaCAAGAAGACaattccacagttccacagctcaatgctggggggctttatacccctctagccctcaactggcattaagcagcatggtgccaataggttcatgtttgtctgatccagagagtcctattctaatgacAGTACTTTTCCACAGGTGCTAGgccagaggtgtgtgtgtgtgtgtgtgcacatctgtcattaataaatgcaacaaaaagcaactgcatgcattcattaaaaggggtgtccacaaacaattggacatattgtgtatttgtATACATTCTCATTGCTTAATAAAGGATCAGCTCAGCTAGAGAATTTCCTAGTTTGTGTAGATATGTGTTTAAAGCTGTTCCTTTGTTTTTGGATAAGAGGCTTTACTGGTTCTGAAAGGCAGAACCTCTAAAAAGGTGCTTCTAAATGGTCCTGCACTCAGTCCTTTAGCACTGCTGCCGTTAGTAACCCATAAACAGTGCATGTATTATGACTGCAGGCTCTGAGTGCTGACAGGGAAGCATAGAGCATCACATTAGACTGCAGCCCATCCCTCCACATTAATCCCCCACTCCAAAGGCCTGGACAGAGTCCTATCTCCCCCACTCCAccttctctcactgtctctgctTATCTCCCCCGCGCCTCGCTGCCAGACAGCTACGGAGGCCTCCGGAGGACTCCATACAACACTTCTCGTTGGAGAGCTCATTATTCCAGCCCCGAGTGTGTCCCTGTCGAGGGTTCGGGTTGTAGGTAGTGAAAAGGACAATTTGGCTGAGTTTTAGGTttgctgccttttttttttttttgcttggaTGCTAAGAAAGGGCAGACTGTAGTTGGGGGTGTTGGGGTGTTGGGAGGGAGGTGGCAGTTCTTGGATAGTGCAAAAAGTGCTGGCAACCTCAGCCGCTGCTCGAGGGAAGTCACACTGGTTGGTTGTTTTTAGCGATAGCTGTTGGAAAAAATCAGTTTTTCAGAGTTTTACCCTGAAAGTAGTCCATCAGCCAGTGCGTTTTATCAGTGGTGTGTCCAGATCAGGTTTGGAGGGGGGTTGAACTAAAAGTTTTGCAGTTTGAAGCAATTTCAAGGGCAGAGACTCAGAATGAGGAATGGTAAATTCAGTTGTTAggtaaacggaccaatagaaatgctccaaaattatttctaCATTGGCTTCCAATGAGAGTTAAGAAAGGGATGATTGTCATAGGTGGGGGTGTGACTCAAGGGTGTATAGAGATGTATCATTTGTGGATTGGCTTGGTAGGGTCATATATTATGCTTAGGTATTAAGGTAGTAGCTTAGATAGTACTTATTACTGTATAGTTTtaatgatacactatatggacaaaagtattgggacacctgctcattcattgtttcttctcaaatcaagggtattaaaaagagtgaatcctgcttttattagagtaactctctcttctgtccagggaggaagcctttctactagattttggagcactgttgtgaggatttggttgcattcaaagacaaaaagtgttagtgaggtcaggatgttggatgatcaccaccccacctcatcatccccaactccccaacgtaacccaaaagtattggtgGAGCaccttccatcattccagagaacgccgTTAgcgccactgctccacagctcaatgctgcgggGCTTAAAACCACTCTAGCCCGCGCCTGGCATtcggcagcatggtgccaataggttaatgtttatccgctccagagagtcctattcttttggtaATACTTCTATACTGGGactatataaaatgtgtgtgttatttgcacagcagagtcagcaatgggtgcaacttaaagcagaattaaattaaattaaagaattaaagctgaattaaaaggggtgtccacaaatatttggacatatagtgacaCATAATGTATACTAGCGAGGGGGAGGGGTGGTACCTAGTCAACTTGTTTGACCTTTTTActatcccctctctctctctctctctctctctctctctctctctctctcatgtaaacttttgcacacattCTTCACCCATCCGTCTCTCTTGCCCCTCTGCTCGaacatctgtttgttttagcttTCGCTGAaattctctgtgtctctgctctctTTGCCCTGCTGAGCGAGCCAGACACACATACTGAGTGTGTTTAAGTGGTAACAGCAGACAGCTCAGTGTGTGCAAACTCGGCTGAGGGTAAAATGAAATTCCTGAAGTCGGGGTCTCTCAGAAACCCACCAGCCGCTGAGATCTTCATTAAAGCCCGGCCTCATCACCTGCCTGACGGTGACAGCAGTAGAGCATTTTGAAAACGAGGAGAAACAGGCTGAAATAGCTGAAATCTGCACAAGCCAGGAGTACAATACACAGATCAGACAACTTTGTTAGATTTAAGCCCCGTAGAGTTATTAAGccttattatttagtaaatactaTGATATTAATAATCGTGTTATGTGTGCTTGCTctactttaaaataaaggttcttagCGGTTTTTGGCTGATAGCCTACATGGTTCTAGCAGAAGCCTTTGTGAGGAAGTGATGTAGAGATTTCCCTTTTTATGGTGggtctttaaactttaaaaaggtcTTCATACTTACACTCACTTCATTTACAAAACTGTTCACTAAAGAACTATCCATTAAAAGGTTATTTAGGGAATAGGAAGAGGtccttctgtggcatcactgtgTAGGGTGAGGAATTAAAGTCTTGGACCCCTTGTAGAGACTTGCAGTTTAAGCAGTTGCTTGCATTGTCTgcattatttgcattatttgtaaGTTACATGAAAGACATGCGAGAGACAAATAAGGGACATttgttgtcatgcaaaaaccttgtctcttcaaaatggtaaaaaagaaagaaaaaagaagtcATTTAGGAGTTTTTTTATTAGTCCATTCATGGTTGATTTTTGACAAAATGATAATAACAGCTGCCAGTTTCAAATTGTTTGACAAAAGCAAacatggaaatacaaggttttgtgttctggcaacaattaaaaaaagacatattttgtatatttggaCATTGACATGATTTTGGTAATTGTGCCTCTGTACGCCTTAATCACCCTAAAATCACTAGGGgatcaaaagtaattggactaGCAGTTTTTTGGCCAGGTGTTGCCTGTTCCTTCATCACTtaattgcaaaaaaaataaaaataaaaggtctGGAAGTGATTCCAAGTGTATTTCAGTTCGGTCGCTGTTCAAGGAATCTTTGAACTCTTAAACTCCTAACTCTCAAGTGAAGGAGGCAATCATTAGGGTGACGAGAACTAAACTAACCTATCAGAGAGATAATAAACTTTAGGAGTGACCAAATCAACAGCTGGGCATATTCCTATAAATATGGAAAGCTCTGGAGAGCTCGGCATTATTAAAAGGCCTGTAAGACCACTGAGGACAACTAAAAAATGATTGCAGAATTTTCTCCTTGATGAAGAAAAGCCAAGTCAAGAACACTCTAGAGGAGGTAGGTGCATCATTGTTaagtctacaatcaagagatTAACTTAACTAAAATAAGGGGAAGAAATGGAAGGCCTCCTGATTCAGAACATTTCACATCATCtatcaaacatgatggaggcactgCTATGGCAttggcatgtatggctgccagtgaAACTGGATTAATGGTGTCTACCTGGTGAAGTAACTTCTGATAGACGTAGCAGAATGAATTCTGATGTGAACAGAGAGAAAGGTGATAGGATGGTGCTTCACATGGATGCTAAATGTACTGCAAAAGCAGCCCAAGATCTTCTAAAGGCAAAGATATGGGATGTACTCAGTTACCAGACCAGttgagcagcttttcacttactgaaggtAGAAAGACCAAAATGGAAGGTagaaagaccaaaaaaaaaaaaaaaaaaaaaaaaaaaaaaaaaactgaaggaGGTTTTAGAAAAGGTCAAAGTCAAAGTAACCCAAGAGAAGAAACCACAGATTCCAGACCTCTGGCAGTTGTTGACTGCAAaggattttcagatttttaatgattttaatgaTTCTTAACGGATCatcctccccaattttagacaggcaattacccaacccactcattagtactctcccccccGATCACACATTCCTCACACTCCCAACACTGGAAGGGTGACAACTGACACATGCCTCAtttgacacatgcacaaccagccactaacccttttcaaactgctgctgatgcagcattacTGGCCAaccaacacacttggaggaaatCGGCCTGTAACGACCAGAATCACATTGAAGTGacgtgaggagagagagacatctataCACCCAGAGtgaacaaggccaattgtgctctcttgggctccggctgctgatggaaaGCAGCAAGAgccaggatttgaaccagcgatcctcggatcATAGTGGAACCTTAATGTTTTTGTTccttcatgtttattttaagGTATTTATGTACCGTGAATGCTTGTATGGCACAAATGGCATACAGTCCAGCAAAACTAGACTTGCTGAGTCTAATAAATCTCCATGTCCCAGAGTAATCTCATGTTCAGAGTAATGTCAGCAGTTCAGACACAGTATTACATGCAACAAAGCTTTGTTTGTGTCTGAACATTCTGGATGTAGTTATTTCTTCCAGATTAAATCAATGACCTTACACTAAGAATACCGATATTGACAAATATTTATACAGTTTTTTAACATTACAGCAAACTTTGTAACTAGATAAGGAAAGAAAGGCAGCTAAACAGTAACATCTGTTCTACTGCCTGCGAGCTGTGTTTTCAGCTTGGGAAGAAGCAGGAATTAATGAACCAAATATGTTGATAAAGTCCAAAAAAAGATGTTCCAGAATAGACTTTGTTAGAAAACAcaatctcttacacacacagaaCCACAGATCCTCTCAGAAAGTACCTCACCACATCTGTCAACAAGCATTCGTGtagaagggagagagggagagagagagagagagagagagagaaacagaaagagagagagagtgagagagatagagtgtgtGTTGAGGCACCTGTGTATGCAGTGTATTCACCTGTACACAATTGGCCACATTCAAATCCTGCTCGAGTCCTGATAACCCCCTGACAATCacagcctttctctgtttatacacacacccacacacacacataaggagGCTGAATCTCGCCTCAGGCAGAATGAACaaactgaaaaagagagagcaagtgTAATGGAGTAAAAGCACGGCCTATTACAGTACAACTCACTACGTCTGTACTGTAACGACTTTCAGGAGAATCCGAGACATGTTACAGTCATGCAGGGAATCAAAAAGAGGCCAGGAATCAATGGATTGGAGAAGGGAGGCAATTCATGAACTATGCACTTTTATCAAGGAAGGGATTCATTGTGAAAGCAAGCAAGTGAATCGCAATTCTGCAGCAGCAAACACAGTTAATGTGTGAGGACAACACATCAGCACCTCAACACATCAGCACCtcaacatgcccatgtggggctgGTATGGGTagcaactgggaaccagaaagttttgtccacgGATTCCAAGTTGTCCACACATATGAATGCCTACCtgggtcccaccagggtcagtgatgggacatGAGAGGTTAAATGTCggcctcatctgggttgtactgggGACCTAAACACACCCATGTCCACGTGGAActcacctagcccatgttccacccatgtgagcccccaTGGGCTTGTTGGCTGGGAGGGCACTTTGCCCAAGGGCACCTTAGCCATGCATGTTGAGGGAGTTGAAAGCActgccagtccaggggatcaaaccagcaaccCTGGGTCAAAGCCTAGAGTCAGCCATGTTACATCacctctggagcagagagggttaagagcTTTGCttaagggtccaacagtggcagtttagcAGACATGGGTATTGAACCTTTAACCCTGTGACAGATACACTATAAGTCTAAATGTTtatagacaccccttctaataaatatatacaagcTACTTCACATCACACCCGTCATGACACAGATCTGCAAAtgcatacaaacacatacacaccttgtctagtcccaaTACTGTCccaggtactgccaatagaataggactctctggagcagataaacatgaacctattggcaccatgctgcctaatgccaggcgtgggctagaggggtatgaagccaaCCATTTCtgtgaaatgatggatggtgctttatccagtacttttttttaaGAGTTAGGGAGTTTCGGATGAAGTAgagtggtgataatccaacatcctgaactcactaataGCCTTTATCGCTGcatccaatcaaatccttacagcaaccctcaaaaaaaaaatctagcagaaagccttcttcccggGACAGTAGAGAAATTTACACAAAAAAGCAGAAtagtctttttaatacccttgatttaaaaacaaaaacaaaaacaaaaaaacaa includes:
- the LOC140543811 gene encoding heparan sulfate glucosamine 3-O-sulfotransferase 3A1-like, giving the protein MVPERAPSRVAVRRQLALMLLSALATLCVLQSLAVTSARAPAEAPAAAAAAAGATTGVGARWSARRTLLRPEDEGTKRLPQALIIGVKKGGTRALLEFLRVHPDVRAVGAEPHFFDRNYQNGLQWYRDLMPKTLEGQITMEKTPSYFVTREAPARIYAMSRETKLIVVVRDPVTRAISDYTQTLSKRPDIPSFESLTFKNRTTGLIDTSWSAIQIGIYAKHLDNWLQYFPMSQILFVSGERLISDPAGELGRVQDFLGLKRIITDKHFYFNQTKGFPCLKKAEGSSKPHCLGKTKGRTHPNIDPEVVQRLRDFYRPFNMKFYQMTGRAFGWDA